In one window of Pseudomonas chlororaphis subsp. chlororaphis DNA:
- a CDS encoding MDR family MFS transporter gives MSNPNQPGQPQLALRSVLIALMLAIFLGALDQTIVAVSMPAISAQFKDVSLLAWVISGYMVAMTVSVPIYGKLGDLYGRRKLMLFGMGLFTLASLFCGMAQNMEQLVLARIFQGIGAGGMISVSQAIIGDIVPPRERGRYQGYFSSMYAAASVAGPVLGGYMTEYLSWRWVFLINLPLGLGAWLVARRNLRGLPIPQRKPIIDYLGTLLMIIGLTALLLAITHFGQGHAWRSSEVLGLLACAVVALVLFAWHERRTQEPLLPMHLFANRNAMLCWCTVFFTSFQAISLTVLMPLRFQSVTGAGADSAALHLLPLAIGLPMGAYFAGRMTSVTGRYKPMILGGALLMPLTVLGMAFSPPQAVLLSSVFMLFSGIASGMQFPTSLVGSQNSVEQRDIGVATSTTNLFRSLGGAVGVALMSALLLALLQDSSFAQLSGSALIGEGHSGNVLLDGLNAAPGPEQGALRAELLLTFKHLLMVSAAVSLLGLAAALAMPNALLRGREDKVR, from the coding sequence GTGTCCAATCCCAACCAGCCTGGCCAGCCCCAATTGGCTCTTCGCAGCGTACTGATCGCCCTGATGCTGGCGATCTTCCTCGGCGCCCTGGACCAGACCATAGTCGCGGTCTCCATGCCCGCCATCTCCGCGCAATTCAAGGATGTCAGCCTGCTGGCCTGGGTGATTTCCGGCTACATGGTGGCCATGACCGTGTCGGTGCCGATCTACGGCAAGCTCGGCGACCTCTACGGGCGGCGCAAGCTGATGCTGTTCGGCATGGGTCTGTTCACCCTGGCGTCGCTGTTCTGCGGCATGGCGCAGAACATGGAACAGCTGGTCCTGGCGCGGATCTTCCAGGGCATCGGCGCCGGCGGGATGATTTCGGTCAGCCAGGCGATCATCGGCGACATCGTGCCGCCCCGCGAGCGCGGGCGTTACCAGGGCTATTTCAGCAGCATGTACGCGGCGGCCAGCGTCGCCGGCCCGGTGCTCGGCGGCTACATGACCGAATACCTGTCCTGGCGCTGGGTGTTCCTGATCAACCTGCCCCTGGGCCTGGGCGCCTGGCTGGTGGCCAGACGCAATCTGCGCGGGCTGCCGATTCCGCAGCGCAAACCGATCATCGACTACCTCGGCACGCTGCTGATGATCATCGGCCTGACGGCCCTGCTGCTGGCGATCACCCATTTCGGCCAGGGCCACGCCTGGCGCAGCAGCGAAGTGCTAGGCCTGCTGGCGTGTGCCGTCGTCGCCCTGGTCCTGTTCGCCTGGCATGAACGGCGCACGCAAGAGCCGCTGCTGCCCATGCACCTGTTCGCCAATCGCAACGCCATGTTGTGCTGGTGCACGGTGTTCTTCACCAGCTTCCAGGCCATCTCGCTGACGGTGCTGATGCCGTTGCGCTTTCAGAGCGTCACCGGCGCCGGTGCCGACAGCGCGGCATTGCACCTGCTGCCGCTGGCCATCGGCCTGCCGATGGGCGCCTACTTCGCCGGACGCATGACCTCGGTGACCGGCCGCTACAAGCCGATGATCCTCGGTGGCGCCCTGCTGATGCCACTGACCGTTCTCGGCATGGCCTTCAGCCCGCCCCAGGCGGTGCTGCTGAGCAGTGTGTTCATGTTGTTCAGCGGGATTGCCTCGGGCATGCAGTTCCCGACGTCGCTGGTGGGCAGCCAGAACTCGGTGGAACAACGGGACATCGGGGTCGCCACCAGCACCACCAACCTGTTCCGCTCCCTGGGCGGTGCGGTGGGCGTGGCCTTGATGTCGGCGCTGTTGCTGGCGCTGTTGCAGGATTCCAGCTTCGCCCAGTTGAGCGGCTCGGCGCTGATCGGCGAAGGCCACTCGGGCAATGTGCTGCTCGACGGTCTGAACGCCGCGCCGGGTCCGGAACAGGGCGCCTTGCGGGCTGAGTTGCTGCTGACCTTCAAACACTTGCTGATGGTCAGCGCGGCGGTGTCGTTGCTCGGCTTGGCGGCGGCGCTGGCCATGCCCAACGCGCTGCTGCGCGGGCGCGAAGACAAGGTCAGATAA
- a CDS encoding cache domain-containing protein: MRGLLRATVLGGLLMFCASQVQAADDATAAKALLEKALAYYHDHGDKAFAAFSRQGEFVDKDRYVFVVDTKGVMLASGGPSSALIGRDVSEVLGPDLQKAFKDALKIPEGNGIQQAEYRWQNWADGKVERKHVYYQRVGERILAVGYYLPRASAEQAKALLDKAATELVKDEKGTLTAINSLKGGFLQDDLYVFVVDLDNQRYVAHGTNLRLINTDFGKVKDPDGKPVGEPILALMATQEQGEYEYRWKNPVTAKVEDKHAYLRKVGHFLVAVGYYSP; the protein is encoded by the coding sequence ATGAGGGGATTGCTTAGAGCCACGGTGCTGGGAGGGTTGCTGATGTTCTGCGCCAGCCAGGTCCAGGCAGCGGACGATGCCACGGCGGCCAAGGCCCTGCTGGAGAAGGCCCTGGCCTATTACCACGACCACGGTGACAAGGCCTTCGCCGCGTTCAGCCGGCAGGGCGAGTTCGTCGACAAGGACCGTTATGTGTTTGTGGTCGACACCAAGGGGGTGATGCTGGCCAGTGGCGGGCCGTCGTCGGCGCTGATCGGCCGCGATGTTTCCGAGGTGCTTGGGCCGGATCTGCAAAAGGCCTTCAAGGACGCGCTGAAGATTCCCGAGGGCAATGGCATCCAGCAAGCCGAATACCGCTGGCAGAACTGGGCCGACGGCAAGGTCGAGCGCAAGCATGTGTATTACCAGCGGGTCGGCGAGCGGATCCTGGCGGTCGGCTATTACCTGCCACGGGCTTCCGCCGAGCAGGCCAAAGCCTTGCTGGACAAGGCGGCGACCGAACTGGTCAAGGATGAGAAGGGCACGCTGACAGCGATCAACTCGCTCAAGGGCGGCTTCCTGCAGGACGACCTGTATGTGTTCGTGGTCGATCTGGACAACCAGCGCTACGTGGCCCACGGCACCAATCTGCGGTTGATCAATACCGACTTCGGCAAGGTCAAGGACCCGGACGGCAAACCGGTGGGCGAGCCGATCCTGGCGCTGATGGCCACCCAGGAGCAGGGCGAGTATGAGTACCGCTGGAAGAACCCGGTGACGGCCAAGGTGGAAGACAAGCACGCCTACCTGCGCAAGGTCGGGCACTTCCTGGTGGCGGTGGGGTACTACAGCCCGTAA
- a CDS encoding NAD-dependent epimerase/dehydratase family protein encodes MKILVTGASGFIGGRFARFALEQGLDVRVNGRRAEGVEHLVRRGAEFVQGDLSDADLVRDLCRDVDAVVHCAGAVGLWGRYQDFHQGNVLVTENVVEACLKRHVRRLVHLSSPSIYFDGRDHLGLTEEQVPKRFKHPYAATKYLAEQKVFGAQEFGLEVLALRPRFVTGAGDMSIFPRLLKMQRKGRLAIIGNGLNKVDFTSVQNLNEALLSSLLASGSALGKAYNISNGAPVPLWDVVNYVMRQMGVPQVTRYRSFGLAYSVAALNEGFCKLWPGRPEPTLSRLGMQVMNKNFTLDISRARHYLDYEPKVSLWTALDEFCGWWKAQDIR; translated from the coding sequence ATGAAAATTCTGGTCACCGGCGCAAGCGGCTTCATTGGTGGACGCTTCGCGCGTTTTGCCCTTGAGCAGGGCCTGGATGTACGGGTCAACGGGCGTCGGGCCGAAGGTGTGGAGCATCTGGTGCGGCGCGGGGCCGAGTTCGTCCAGGGCGACTTGAGCGATGCCGACCTGGTGCGCGACCTGTGTCGCGACGTCGATGCGGTGGTGCATTGCGCGGGGGCGGTGGGGCTCTGGGGGCGTTATCAGGATTTTCACCAGGGCAACGTGCTGGTCACCGAAAACGTGGTCGAAGCCTGCCTCAAGCGCCATGTCCGGCGCCTGGTGCATCTGTCGTCGCCGTCGATCTATTTCGACGGTCGCGACCATCTGGGCCTGACCGAGGAGCAGGTGCCCAAGCGCTTCAAGCACCCTTATGCCGCCACCAAATACCTGGCGGAGCAGAAGGTGTTCGGCGCCCAGGAGTTCGGCCTGGAGGTGCTGGCGCTGCGCCCGCGTTTTGTCACCGGTGCTGGCGACATGAGTATTTTCCCGCGCCTGTTGAAGATGCAGCGCAAGGGCCGCCTGGCGATCATCGGCAACGGCCTGAACAAGGTCGACTTCACCAGTGTGCAGAACCTCAACGAAGCGCTGCTCAGCAGTCTGCTGGCCAGCGGCTCGGCCCTGGGCAAGGCCTACAACATCAGTAACGGCGCGCCCGTGCCGTTGTGGGACGTGGTGAACTACGTGATGCGCCAGATGGGCGTGCCGCAGGTCACGCGCTACCGCTCCTTTGGCCTGGCCTACAGCGTGGCGGCCCTCAATGAAGGCTTCTGCAAGCTCTGGCCGGGCCGTCCGGAGCCGACCCTGTCGCGCCTGGGCATGCAGGTGATGAACAAGAACTTCACCCTGGATATCAGCCGCGCCCGCCATTATCTGGATTACGAACCTAAGGTCAGCCTGTGGACGGCCCTGGATGAATTCTGCGGCTGGTGGAAGGCCCAGGACATACGCTGA
- a CDS encoding LysR family transcriptional regulator ArgP produces MFDYKLLSALAAVIEQAGFERAAQVLGLSQSAISQRIKLLEARIGQPVLVRVTPPAPTEIGRRLLNHVQQVRLLERDLQSQVPALDEEGLPERLRIALNADSLATWWAEAVGDFCAEQHLLLDLIVEDQTVGLKRMRAGEVAACVCASERPVAGARSVLLGAMRYRALASPAFLARHFPQGVQAERLARTPALVFGPDDFLQHRYLAALGVDGGFEHHLCPSSEGFIRLTEAGLGWGLVPELQVRDQLARGVLVELLPDKPIDVPLYWHHWRNGGQLLGLLTEHLVRSSAQWLVPLA; encoded by the coding sequence ATGTTCGACTATAAATTGCTGTCCGCCCTGGCCGCGGTGATCGAACAGGCCGGATTCGAGCGTGCCGCGCAGGTGCTGGGGTTGTCGCAGTCGGCGATTTCCCAGCGGATCAAGCTGCTCGAAGCGCGGATCGGCCAGCCGGTGCTGGTGCGGGTCACTCCACCGGCGCCGACGGAAATCGGCCGGCGCCTGCTCAACCATGTGCAGCAGGTACGCCTGCTCGAACGCGACCTGCAGAGCCAGGTGCCGGCCCTGGACGAGGAAGGTTTGCCGGAGCGTCTGCGCATCGCCCTCAACGCCGACAGCCTGGCCACCTGGTGGGCCGAGGCGGTGGGCGACTTCTGTGCCGAGCAGCACTTGCTCCTCGACCTGATCGTCGAAGACCAGACCGTGGGCCTCAAGCGCATGCGCGCCGGCGAAGTGGCGGCCTGTGTCTGCGCCAGCGAGCGGCCGGTGGCGGGCGCCCGCAGTGTGCTGCTGGGTGCCATGCGCTACCGTGCCCTGGCCAGCCCGGCGTTCCTTGCGCGGCATTTTCCGCAAGGCGTGCAAGCCGAGCGCCTGGCCCGCACGCCAGCCCTGGTGTTCGGCCCGGACGATTTCCTGCAGCACCGCTACCTGGCGGCGCTGGGGGTCGATGGCGGGTTCGAGCATCACCTGTGTCCCTCGTCCGAGGGTTTCATCCGCCTGACCGAGGCCGGCCTGGGCTGGGGGCTGGTGCCCGAATTGCAGGTGCGCGACCAGTTGGCGCGGGGTGTGTTGGTGGAGCTTTTGCCAGATAAGCCGATCGATGTGCCGCTGTACTGGCATCATTGGCGCAATGGTGGCCAACTGTTGGGCCTGCTCACCGAGCACCTGGTGCGTTCTTCGGCGCAATGGCTGGTGCCGTTGGCGTGA
- a CDS encoding ACT domain-containing protein codes for MAGETSLDTLLRSMSPQLNHGDYVFCSIADRALLEGSDVLGSFREQEGLTVILERQQAERLGLGFDYVAAWITLNVHSALEAVGLTAAFASALGKAGISCNVIAGYYHDHLFVGKADAERAMGVLRQLAAGEE; via the coding sequence ATGGCTGGCGAAACCTCCCTCGATACCCTGCTGCGCAGCATGAGCCCGCAGCTCAACCACGGCGACTACGTGTTCTGCTCCATCGCCGATCGCGCGCTGCTCGAAGGTAGCGACGTACTGGGCAGCTTTCGCGAGCAGGAAGGACTCACGGTGATCCTCGAGCGCCAGCAGGCCGAACGGCTGGGGCTGGGTTTCGATTACGTCGCGGCCTGGATCACCCTGAACGTGCACTCGGCCCTGGAAGCCGTCGGCCTGACCGCCGCGTTCGCCAGCGCCCTGGGCAAGGCCGGGATCAGTTGCAACGTGATCGCCGGCTATTACCACGATCATCTGTTTGTCGGTAAGGCCGATGCCGAGCGCGCCATGGGCGTGCTGCGGCAACTGGCGGCGGGCGAGGAGTAA
- a CDS encoding LysE/ArgO family amino acid transporter — translation MWQSYVNGLLVAAGLIMAIGSQNAFVLAQSLRREHHLPVAVLCVTCDALLVAAGVFGLATVLAQSPTLLAVARWGGAAFLIWYGSQALRRACSRQSLQQGENQTVRSLRAVLLSALAVTLLNPHVYLDTVLLIGSLGAQQTEPGAYVVGAASASLLWFFTLALGAAWLAPWLARPSTWRILDLLVAVMMFSVAIQLMTAG, via the coding sequence ATGTGGCAAAGCTACGTTAACGGGCTGCTGGTAGCGGCCGGGCTGATCATGGCGATCGGCAGCCAGAATGCGTTTGTCCTGGCCCAGAGCCTGCGCCGTGAACACCACCTGCCGGTGGCCGTGCTGTGCGTGACCTGCGATGCGTTGCTGGTGGCGGCCGGGGTATTCGGCCTGGCCACGGTGCTGGCGCAGAGCCCGACACTGCTGGCGGTTGCCCGCTGGGGCGGCGCCGCGTTCCTGATCTGGTACGGCAGCCAGGCCCTGCGTCGCGCCTGTTCCAGGCAAAGCCTGCAACAGGGCGAGAACCAGACCGTGCGCTCGCTGCGCGCGGTGCTGCTCAGTGCGCTGGCGGTGACTCTGCTCAACCCCCATGTGTACCTGGACACGGTGTTGCTGATCGGCTCGCTGGGCGCGCAACAGACCGAACCCGGCGCCTATGTGGTCGGCGCGGCCAGTGCTTCGCTGCTGTGGTTTTTCACCCTCGCCCTCGGCGCCGCATGGCTGGCTCCGTGGCTGGCACGGCCGAGCACCTGGCGCATTCTCGACCTGCTGGTGGCGGTGATGATGTTCAGTGTCGCGATCCAGTTGATGACCGCTGGGTGA